CCCACGGGTCCAGCGGCGTCACCGGCGAGTCCGACCCGAACGCCAACGCCACGCCGACGGAGTGCATCGCCCCCACCGGGTTCGACTCCAACGACCGGGAAAGGCCCAGCCGCGACTCGTACATCCGACCCGCGCCGCCCCACAGCCGGTCGAACGCCGGCTGCATGCTCGCGACGATCCCGTATTCCACGAACCCGGCGATCAGCCGCTTGTTCATGATCTCCGCGTGCTCGACCCGGTGCCGGGCCGCCCGCAGCCGGTCGGTGCCCACCTTCTGCGCCGCCGCCGCGAACCCCTCCAGAACCGTGGAGATCGCCGCGTCGCCGATCGCGTGGAACCCGCCCTGCAGCCCGTGCGCCGTGCAGTCCAGCAGATGGTCACGCACCTGCTCGGCGGTGACGTAACCGTGCCCGCAGCCGCCCGGCTCACCGTCGAGGTACGCCGCCGACACGTGCGCCGTGCGCGACCCCAACGCGCCGTCAGCGTACAAGTCACCGCCCGCCCCGACCGCGCCCAGTTCCCGGGCCTTCGCCGCGCCGAGCAACTCACCCCAGTACCCGTACACCTCCGGCACGCGGTCGCCGGAGATCGCCAACAGGCCAGTGAAGTCCGACTCGTCCGACGTGCCCGGCCCGCCGCACTCGTGCACCGCGGCGATGCCCAGCGACGCCGCGTGCCGCAGCGCGGTCCCCTGCACCGCCACCCGCTGCGCCGCCGACACCGAGCCCAGCGCCGCCGCCCGCACCACGTGGTGGGCGTCGCGCCGCAGCCAGCCCGACGGGTCGTAGCCGGGCGCGGCCGCCGCCTCCGGGCAGGCCGCCAGCAGCGCCGCGGACACCAGCGCCGAGTGGATCGACGCCTGCGACAGGTACACCCGCCGGCCGCCGGCCGCCCGGTCCAGCGTCGCCGCGTCCGGCAGGGTCTTCTCCGGCCAGTTCGACTCGTCCCAGCCGTGCCCCAGCACCACCGCGTCGCCCGGCAGGCCCGCCGCGAACGCCGACACCGCGTCCAGCAGCTCACCGGCCGAGCGCACCGCCGACAGGTCCAGGCCCGACATGGCCAGCCCGGTGTCGGTGGCGTGCACGTGGGCGTCCACGAACGCCGGTGTCACCAGCGCGCCGTCGAGGTCCACCACCCGGTCGGCGGCCGGCGCGTCCGCGGCCGCGCCCA
The window above is part of the Micromonospora inositola genome. Proteins encoded here:
- a CDS encoding amidohydrolase; the encoded protein is MTNPSTLYRGGVLHCPAEPSATALLVRDGRIAWLGAAADAPAADRVVDLDGALVTPAFVDAHVHATDTGLAMSGLDLSAVRSAGELLDAVSAFAAGLPGDAVVLGHGWDESNWPEKTLPDAATLDRAAGGRRVYLSQASIHSALVSAALLAACPEAAAAPGYDPSGWLRRDAHHVVRAAALGSVSAAQRVAVQGTALRHAASLGIAAVHECGGPGTSDESDFTGLLAISGDRVPEVYGYWGELLGAAKARELGAVGAGGDLYADGALGSRTAHVSAAYLDGEPGGCGHGYVTAEQVRDHLLDCTAHGLQGGFHAIGDAAISTVLEGFAAAAQKVGTDRLRAARHRVEHAEIMNKRLIAGFVEYGIVASMQPAFDRLWGGAGRMYESRLGLSRSLESNPVGAMHSVGVALAFGSDSPVTPLDPWGSVRAAAAHHNPAQRMSVRAAFAAHTRGGWRAVHLDNEGVLALGAPATFAVWSTPAGVDRGLPVLLAEDPELRGPEDPTPLPACRATVLRGDVIYEEGLS